Proteins co-encoded in one Hemibagrus wyckioides isolate EC202008001 linkage group LG26, SWU_Hwy_1.0, whole genome shotgun sequence genomic window:
- the zgc:158803 gene encoding LUC7 domain-containing protein isoform X1: protein MSAQAQMRAMLDQLMGTGRDGDTMRQRIKFTDESVCKSHLLESCPHDILSGTRMDLGECLKVHDLALRADYEIASKHQEYFFELDAAEHLQSFIADCDRRTELAKKRLAETQEEISAEVAAKAERVHELNEEIGKLLARAEQLGGEGNVEEAQQVLEKVEKTRALKKEAEDIYRNSMPASSFQQQKLRVCEVCSAYLGLHDNDRRLADHFGGKLHLGFIEIREKLEKLRKAVVEKQERMRMKRREEREREEERQREWEMERERERERERERERERERERERERERERRRSRSRSGDRYRDGGSSSSHRSRRHRSSHSRDRDRERKHRHKDRHRSRSHSHRRKKKRSSHTREREPSQSQERWREYGGEDRWREDGWRDMEREPGERERSISSPEMGRLRGRERSVSVERENRSSSEERESGEI from the exons ATGTCGGCCCAGGCGCAGATGAGAGCCATGCTGGACCAGCTGATGGGCACAGGCCGAGACG GAGACACGATGCGCCAGAGGATCAAGTTCAcagatgagagtgtgtgtaaaagtcaTCTGCTGGAATCCTGCCCTCACGACATCTTATCAGGgacg CGTATGGACCTGGGCGAGTGTTTGAAAGTGCACGACCTGGCTCTGAGAGCCGACTACGAGATTGCCTCCAAACACCAGGAGTACTTCTTCGAGCTGGAC GCTGCCGAACACTTGCAGTCCTTTATCGCAGACTGTGACCGGAGGACCGAACTGGCCAAGAAACGTCTGGCTGAGACTCAGGAAGAGATCAGCGCAGAGGTCGCTGCCAAG GCAGAGCGTGTGCATGAACTCAACGAGGAAATCGGGAAGCTCCTGGCACGAGCGGAGCAGCTGGGTGGAGAGGGAAACGTGGAAGAGGCTCAGCAGGTTCTGGAGAAGGTGGAGAAAACGCGCGCCCTCAAGAAAGAGGCAGAG gacaTATACCGGAACTCCATGCCAGCCTCCAGTTTCCAGCAGCAGAAgctgagggtgtgtgaggtgtgctCCGCCTACCTTGGCCTCCATGACAACGACCGTCGCCTTGCCGACCACTTTGGCGGGAAACTGCACCTTGGCTTCATCGAAATCCGGGAGAAGCTCGAGAAACTGAGA AAAGCAGTGGTGGAAAAGCAGGAACGGATGCGCATGAAACGGCgggaggagagagagcgagaggaggagagacagagggagtgggagatggagagagagagggagcgtgaacgtgagagagaaagagagcgggAGAGGGAACGAGAGAGGGAacgggagagggagagagagcgcagGAG gtccaGATCTCGCAGTGGGGACAGATACAG ggATGGTGGAAGCTCATCATCTCATCGCTCGCGGCGACATCGCTCCTCCCACTCCAGAGACCGGGACCGAGAGAGGAAGCACAGACATAAAGACCGCCATCGCTCTCGCTCTCATTCTCacaggagaaagaagaagag gTCGTCACACACCCGAGAGCGGGAGCCATCCCAATCGCAGGAGCGATGGAGGGAGTACGGAGGAGAGGACAGGTGGAGGGAAGACGGCTGGAGGGACATGGAGCGAGAGccgggcgagagagagaggtcgATCTCGTCCCCGGAGATGGGCAGACTGAGGGGCAGAGAAAGATCCGTGTCCGTGGAGAGAGAGAACCGCTCCAGCTCGGAGGAGAGGGAGTCAGGAGAGATATAA
- the zgc:158803 gene encoding LUC7 domain-containing protein isoform X2 gives MSAQAQMRAMLDQLMGTGRDGDTMRQRIKFTDESVCKSHLLESCPHDILSGTRMDLGECLKVHDLALRADYEIASKHQEYFFELDAAEHLQSFIADCDRRTELAKKRLAETQEEISAEVAAKAERVHELNEEIGKLLARAEQLGGEGNVEEAQQVLEKVEKTRALKKEAEDIYRNSMPASSFQQQKLRVCEVCSAYLGLHDNDRRLADHFGGKLHLGFIEIREKLEKLRKAVVEKQERMRMKRREEREREEERQREWEMERERERERERERERERERERERERERERRRSRSRSGDRYSVAVMGRKERVCIPPPPPPPPPPEHRRVTGCCSSVRIETCLQMFRMLSLLLDSGTSL, from the exons ATGTCGGCCCAGGCGCAGATGAGAGCCATGCTGGACCAGCTGATGGGCACAGGCCGAGACG GAGACACGATGCGCCAGAGGATCAAGTTCAcagatgagagtgtgtgtaaaagtcaTCTGCTGGAATCCTGCCCTCACGACATCTTATCAGGgacg CGTATGGACCTGGGCGAGTGTTTGAAAGTGCACGACCTGGCTCTGAGAGCCGACTACGAGATTGCCTCCAAACACCAGGAGTACTTCTTCGAGCTGGAC GCTGCCGAACACTTGCAGTCCTTTATCGCAGACTGTGACCGGAGGACCGAACTGGCCAAGAAACGTCTGGCTGAGACTCAGGAAGAGATCAGCGCAGAGGTCGCTGCCAAG GCAGAGCGTGTGCATGAACTCAACGAGGAAATCGGGAAGCTCCTGGCACGAGCGGAGCAGCTGGGTGGAGAGGGAAACGTGGAAGAGGCTCAGCAGGTTCTGGAGAAGGTGGAGAAAACGCGCGCCCTCAAGAAAGAGGCAGAG gacaTATACCGGAACTCCATGCCAGCCTCCAGTTTCCAGCAGCAGAAgctgagggtgtgtgaggtgtgctCCGCCTACCTTGGCCTCCATGACAACGACCGTCGCCTTGCCGACCACTTTGGCGGGAAACTGCACCTTGGCTTCATCGAAATCCGGGAGAAGCTCGAGAAACTGAGA AAAGCAGTGGTGGAAAAGCAGGAACGGATGCGCATGAAACGGCgggaggagagagagcgagaggaggagagacagagggagtgggagatggagagagagagggagcgtgaacgtgagagagaaagagagcgggAGAGGGAACGAGAGAGGGAacgggagagggagagagagcgcagGAG gtccaGATCTCGCAGTGGGGACAGATACAG TGTCGCTGTGATGGGCAGGAAAGAAAGGGTGTGCAtaccccccccaccaccaccaccaccacccccggAGCACAGACGGGTCACAGGTTGCTGTAGCAGTGTCAGAATTGAAACTTGTCTCCAGATGTTCAGGATGTTGAGTCTGTTACTCGACTCTGGAACAAGCCTTTAG
- the mri1 gene encoding methylthioribose-1-phosphate isomerase: MTLEAIRYRAGSLQILNQLLLPRETVYEEIRSVQDGYEAIKSMKVRGAPAIAIVGCLSLAVELRAGAGGEDPVSFIRESLCHLTSARPTAVNMGRAARELMEFTENESMEKSGEQLRETVIGWIEEMLERDVNDNRKIGNYGAQHILSGVPRDSVTILTHCNTGSLATAGYGTALGVVRSLHALGRLKRVYCTETRPYNQGARLTAYEAVAEGFPATLITDSMAALAMREKGITAVVVGADRVVANGDTANKVGTYQLAIAAKHHGIPFYVAAPSTSCDLSLESGRDIVIEERPPEELTSINGIPVAAPGIDVWNPAFDVTPHQLITGGIITELGVFLPSELQAALTGRLTAL, translated from the exons ATGACGCTGGAAGCGATCCGGTACCGGGCCGGGTCTCTGCAGATCCTCAACCAGCTGCTGCTGCCGCGAGAGACCGTGTACGAGGAGATCCGCTCGGTGCAGGACGGATACGAGGCCATCAAGAGCATGAAG GTGCGTGGTGCTCCTGCAATTGCCATAGTGGGCTGCCTGAGCCTGGCAGTGGAGCTGCGGGCCGGTGCCGGGGGTGAGGATCCCGTGTCCTTCATCAGGGAGTCTCTGTGTCACCTGACCTCGGCACGGCCCACCGCTGTCAACATGGGCCGAGCAGCACGAGAGCTAATGGAGTTCACCGAGAACGAGAGCATGGAGAAAAGCGGAGAGCAGCTCAGAGAAAC TGTAATTGGTTGGATTGAGGAGATGCTGGAACGAGATGTTAACGATAACCGGAAAATTGGTAACTATGGAGCCCAGCATATCCTGTCCGGCGTGCCAAGAGACTCGgtcaccatcctcacacactgcaacacGGGCAGTCTGGCCACTGCCGGATACGGCACTGCTCtcg gtgtggtaCGATCGCTGCACGCTCTGGGGCGTCTGAAGCGGGTGTACTGTACAGAGACGAGGCCGTATAACCAGGGAGCCAGGCTTACAGCGTATGAGGCCGTGGCCGAGGGATTCCCTGCTACGCTCATCACAGACAGCATGGCCGCTCTCGCCATGAGGGAGAAAGGcatcacag ccgTCGTTGTTGGGGCAGATCGGGTGGTGGCTAACGGTGACACGGCCAACAAAGTGGGCACCTACCAGCTGGCCATTGCTGCAAAGCATCATGGGATACCGTTCTACGTGGCAGCTCCCAGCACGTCATGTGACCTGAGTCTGGAGAGTGGGAGAGACATCGTGATTGAAGAGAGACCACCTGAGGAGCTCACCAGCATCAACGGCATCCCTGTCGCTGCTCcag GTATTGATGTGTGGAACCCGGCGTTTGATGTCACTCCTCATCAGCTGATCACGGGCGGGATCATCACCGAGCTCGGAGTGTTTCTGCCGTCTGAGCTGCAGGCCGCTCTCACCGGCCGCCTGACCGCGCTGTAG
- the pane1 gene encoding centromere protein M, whose protein sequence is MALLAPYTKIPEPNTATILLVESEEKFQSRLADAIVQRENDAIVNVRLARRLPLPVENSETRPRVDLVVFIVNLLSEHSLQVVENSLSHLRSDFFLGKVCFMVTDARCGALTQERLLSVKKLAASHRCPLICAEHQTEDGVAMAASRLLTLLKVSAGLSPVATTALYLSTLTRCTVPSELDED, encoded by the exons atGGCATTACTGGCACCTTACACCAAAATACCTGAACCCAATACTGCGACTATTCTG TTGGTCGAAAGCGAGGAGAAGTTTCAGTCCAGACTAGCCGACGCTATAGTGCAGCGCGAGAACGACGCCATCGTCAACGT GCGTCTGGCTCGTAGACTTCCTCTCCCTGTGGAGAACAGCGAGACTCGGCCCCGTGTGGATCTGGTGGTGTTTATAGTCAACCTCCTGTCAGAGCACAG TCTTCAGGTGGTGGAGAATTCCCTCAGTCACCTGAGATCAGATTTTTTCCTCGGGAAGGTGTGCTTCATGGTGACTGATG cGAGGTGTGGCGCTCTGACTCAGGAGCGGTTGCTCAGTGTGAAGAAACTTGCAGCGTCTCACCGATGTCCTTTAATCTGTGCTGAACACCAG ACAGAGGATGGTGTTGCCATGGCAGCGTCGAGACTCCTCACCCTCCTGAAGGTGTCGGCCGGTCTGTCTCCCGTGGCGACCACAGCGCTCTACCTGTCCACTCTGACCCGCTGCACCGTGCCCTCGGAGCTCGATGAGGACTGA